The following DNA comes from Anaerolineae bacterium.
CGGACTCCAGCATGCGGCGCGTTTCCTCTTCGGCCACGCTCTCATCCAGCTTGCGGAAGAGGGGCTTGGGCTTGCGCAACTGCTGTCCCGGCTCCAGCCGCTCCGGCTCCCATTTGCCCACCAGGTTGCTCTTGTCATAGCGCAGGACGCGATGCGAGCGCTTGCTTTCCTGCCGCTCCTCAATATAGATGCGGCCGATC
Coding sequences within:
- a CDS encoding methionine--tRNA ligase (methionine--tRNA ligase; MetRS; adds methionine to tRNA(Met) with cleavage of ATP to AMP and diphosphate; some MetRS enzymes form dimers depending on a C-terminal domain that is also found in other proteins such as Trbp111 in Aquifex aeolicus and the cold-shock protein CsaA from Bacillus subtilis while others do not; four subfamilies exist based on sequence motifs and zinc content), coding for TTLYVCLQGITWLRTMLTPFLPFTCQQLHEMLGFDGSLIGRIYIEERQESKRSHRVLRYDKSNLVGKWEPERLEPGQQLRKPKPLFRKLDESVAEEETRRMLESAGLA